One part of the Strix aluco isolate bStrAlu1 chromosome 27, bStrAlu1.hap1, whole genome shotgun sequence genome encodes these proteins:
- the DGKA gene encoding LOW QUALITY PROTEIN: diacylglycerol kinase alpha (The sequence of the model RefSeq protein was modified relative to this genomic sequence to represent the inferred CDS: inserted 3 bases in 2 codons; deleted 3 bases in 2 codons; substituted 1 base at 1 genomic stop codon) yields the protein MDESPDWATLSPQEFAQLQKYLDYSSRKVQDVLQEFDGDGALSRHRRGECVDFEGFTLFLRRYLEADRPEPLCRHLFASFQSSQEGQGGPGGGGARGGGHPRGVSSGFCPHRQRPRLRXRRLCYFSLLEGGRPEDKLEFTFKLYDKDGNGLLDSSEVDRIITQMMRVAQYLDWDVTELKPILQEMMREIDYDGSGTVSLAEWLRGGVTNIPLLVLLGLEAHMKDDGQHLWRLKHFSRPVYCNVCARRCWWGCGNRGCAAPFCRFTVHERCARRAPPSCVSTYAKSRREAGVQAHAWVKGGCEATKCGKCQKKIKSFQSLTGLHCVWCHLKIHEECQPLVPPTCDCGVLRDHVLPPAAIYPCCWERQDSQRDGGGTPLEEAPQVFTTPEGQALRISPMPDTHPLLVFVNPKSGGKQGERVLRKFQYLLNPRQVYNLQQGGPTPGLNFFRDVPDFRILVCGGDGTVGWILDAIDKANLPHRPPVAVLPLGTGNDLARCLRWGEGTRGEDLVKILREMEGGSLVQMDRWRVQVLPEDPAAAGDPVPYEIINNYFSIGVDASIAHRFHVMREKYPEKFNSRMKNKLWYLEFATSETIFATCKKLKECLSVECCGTPLDLSGALEGLAVLNIPSMHGGSNLWGETKRVLGXATRRAPGAGPPPAITDAETLKTCVQDLSDRRXEVVGLEGVLEMGQIYTGLKSAGKRLATCSEITLRTLKPLPMQIDGEPWMQPPCTIKITTRTRCRCSWPPPPRSSSFFGLKKGPPSLRGSGRGGGEPP from the exons ATGGACGAGAGCCCGGACTGGGCCACCCTCAGCCCGCAGGAGTTTGCCCAACTGCAGAAATACCTGGACT ACAGCAGCAGGAAGGTGCAGGACGTGCTGCAGGAGTTTGACGGCGACGGGGCCCTGTCGCGACACCGGCGGGGAGAG TGCGTCGACTTCGAGGGGTTCACGCTCTTCCTGAGGAGGTACCTGGAGGCCGAC CGTCCCGAGCCGCTGTGCCGCCACCTCTTCGCCTCCTTCCAGAGCAGCCAGGAGGGtcagggggggccggggggggggggggcaaggggtggggggcacccCCGGGGGGTCTCATCGGGGTTTTGTCCCCACAGGCAGCGACCTCGTCTGCGTTAACGACGTCTCTGCTACTTCTCGCTGCTGGAGGGGGGACGCCCCGAGGACAAGCTGGAGT tCACCTTCAAGCTGTATGACAAGGATGGGAACGGGCTCCTGGACAGCTCG GAGGTGGATCGGATCATCACCCAGATGATGCGGGTGGCCCAGTACCTGGACTGGGACGTCACGGAGCTGAAGCCg atCCTGCAGGAGATGATGCGGGAGATCGACTACGACGGCAGCGGGACGGTGTCACTGGCCGAGTGGCTCCGCGGGGGGGTCACCAACATCccgctgctggtgctgctgggcctGGAGGCG cacatGAAGGACGACGGGCAGCACTTGTGGCGCCTGAAGCACTTCAGCCGTCCCGTGTACTGCAACGTTTGTGCGCGGCGCTGCTGGTGGGGCTGCGGAAACAGGGGCTGCGCTGCACCGT TCTGCAGGTTCACGGTGCACGAGCGCtgcgcccgccgggccccgcccaGCTGCGTCAGCACCTACGCCAAGAGCCGGCGGGAGGCGGGC GTCCAGGCCCACGCCTGGGTGAAGGGCGGCTGCGAGGCCACCAAGTGCGGCAAGTGCCAGAAGAAGATCAAGAGCTTCCAGAGCCTGACGGGGCTGCACTGCGTCTGGTGCCACCTGAAg ATCCACGAGGAGTGCCAACCCCTCGTGCCCCCCACCTGCGACTGCGGGGTCCTGCGGGACCACGTCCTGCCCCCCGCCGCCATCTACCCGTGCTGCTGG gagaggCAGGACAGCCAGCGGGACGGTGGCGGGACGCCGCTGGAGGAGGCGCCGCAGGTTTTCACCACCCCCGAGGGCCAGGCGCTGCGG atCAGCCCCATGCCCGACACCCACCCGCTCCTCGTCTTCGTCAACCCCAAGAGCGGAGGGAAGCAGGGGGAGAG gGTGCTGCGGAAGTTCCAGTATCTGCTCAACCCCCGGCAGGTTTATAACCTGCAGCAGGGAGGACCCACCCCTgg gCTGAATTTCTTCCGGGACGTGCCAGACTTTCGGATCTTGGTGTGCGGCGGCGACGGCACCGTGGGCTGGATCCTGGATGCCATCg ATAAAGCCAACCTGCCCCACCGGCCCCCCGTGGCCGTGCTGCCCCTGGGCACC GGCAACGACCTGGCCCGCTGCCTGCGCTGGGGGGAG GGTACACGGGGGGAGGACCTGGTGAAGATCCTGCGGGAGATGGAGGGCGGCAGCCTGGTGCAGATGGACCGATGGCGGGTGCAGGTGCTGCCCGAGGacccggcggccgcgggggacCCGGTGCCCTACGAGATCATCAACAACTATTTCTCCATCGGGGTG gatGCCTCCATCGCCCACCGCTTCCACGTCATGCGGGAGAAATACCCGGAGAAGTTCAACAGCAG GATGAAGAACAAGCTGTGGTACCTCGAGTTCGCCACCTCCGAGACCATCTTTGCCACCTGCAAGAAGCTCAAGGAGTGTCTGAGCGTGGAG tgctgcgGGACCCCCCTGGACCTGAGCGGGGCCCTGGAGGGGCTGGCGGTGCTGAACATCCCCAGCATGCACGGAGGCTCCAACCTTTGGGGCGAGACCAAGCGGGTGCTGGG GGCAACGAGGAGGGCGCCAGGGGCTGGACCCCCCCCGGCCATCACCGACGCCGAGACCCTCAAGACCTGCGTGCAGG aCCTGAGCGACCGGC CTgaggtggtggggctggagggggtCCTGGAGATGGGGCAGATCTACACGGGGCTGAAGAGTGCGGGCAAGCGCCTGGCGACCTGCTCCGAGATCACCCTGCG gaCGCTGAAGCCGCTGCCCATGCAGATCGACGGGGAGCCCTGGATGCAGCCGCCCTGCACG ATCAAAATCACCACAAGAACCAGATGCCGATGCTCatggccgccccccccccgctcctccagCTTCTTCGGCCTCAAGAAGGGCCCCCCGAGTCTGAGGGGCTCgggaagggggggaggagagCCCCCCTGA